cccagtagtatatagaccccctgtgtgctaccccagtagtatatagatcccctgtgagctcccccagtagtatatagcccccctgtgtgctcccccacttggatatagacctcctgtgtgctccccagttgtatatagaccccattctgctgccccaagtagtatatagaccccctgtgtgctgacccaagtagtatatagacccctctgtgaagccccagtagtctatagccccctgtgtgctcccccagttatatatagcccccctgtgtcttcctcattatatagccccactgtgtgctccccccatttatatagacccccgctgtgcgctcccccagttacacaggcccctgtgtgctccccctcccatatagtatataacacaataaaacaaacacttatactcacctgggtccgggcgtctcctcttctcttcactcttgtggccgcaggaagggttttccctgcggtcacaagaggccgcactccccttctcctggtgccgatgctccagtgatgtcactgcagcaccgacaccacaaggacagagcggccacttgtgaccgcagggaaaacacttgttacggccataagagtgactgacaggaagggagccaatggctcccgccctgtcagtgctgctgctgcatgtaactgtgagagctcattacgagtgctcatagttggTGTGCAAGATCACTTTATCCAGGCAGGATACGTGGTGTACTCTGGTGTCCGGCGCTGAGCGGATTTTCCAAAAATTATCAAGGAGATGATGGAGTCGTAGTATTAAAATCTTAAACTACTTTATTGCATGACGTAAAATAAAATACGTTTCGAGGAAcatgcctcttcatcagataattgAAACCATATGGACAAGCTCTCTATTTATAATGGGCCGGGGCGGGAGATTCAACATTCAAATTTCCCGGGGTGGACTGTCATTGGCTGTGCTCTCATCTTCAGTCTACTTTCATTGTTTACTCAAAACATTGTAATGTTCTTGGGAAATACGTGCTTGTACTTAAttataaatgaatatataaaaatacatgaaataaatacataaaaacataaaaaatacaaactgacattttactgtgtatatacatacaccaacACTTGTTGGCTTTTGATATGTGTCTAGTTCTAACTCTAAATCCTTTACCTGGAATGAACCTGCCGGGTGGTGAGCCGGCAGATGTCCCGACCCCGGCAGTCGGCATCCCATGTTCAAATCCCCAGCCAGACAGATTCCAGTCGAACagctacttttgttttttttgtttttttgtgtttttttgtgttaccTGCACACAATATTATGCTAGAGACTGGTAGGGAATAGATTCAAAggatattaaataataaaatgaaatgaataataaaatgaaaatatagtCTTCGCGGACGCAGGTAGGTGttccactgtatataaaaaaaaaaaaaaaaaaaaaaaaaacatattgttaTGAAGTTTGGTTACTCAATCATTTCTGTGATCTCGTTTAATCCTCGGGGTTGGAGTGTATTCAAGCGATATATCCAATACATCTCTTTTCTAATTAAATTACCCATAGGGCACCCAACCTAAAAAGTCTGATAGCTCCTAGTAGACTGCGCAAACACACGAAAGGATTGAGTGAAACCACCAACCCGTCTAAGGGAATCCATAAATGTGGAAAGTCCAGATGTCTATGCTGCCTCTCCTTAAAAATCGGAATGACAGAGTTTAGCAGCAGGGAGGGTGAAAAATTTCCTATTAAATTTTCCCTCACATGCACTTCCAGTTATGTTGTATATGTGATAGAATGCCCATGTTCATATCAGTATGTCGGGCGCACGACACAGCCATTACACCTAAGATTAAATGGCCATAGACTGAATATCAGAAGAGGCTTCCAAAAACACGGATTGTCCAGACACTTCTATGAAAAACATGACTGCGACTTCAGAAAATTGATAATCTATCCCATTGATCACATACCTATACATGTGAACAATAGATTGGGTAATTTAATTAGAAAAGAGATGTATTGGATATATCGCTTGAATACACTCCAACCCCGAGGATTAAACGAGATCACAGAAATGATTGAGTAACCAAACTTCAtaacaatatgtttttttttttgtttttttatatacagtggaaCACCTACCTGCGTCCGCGAAGactatattttcattttattattcatttcattttattatttaatatccTTTGAATCTATTCCCTACCAGTCTCTAGCATAATATTGTGTGCAGAAAACACTctaaactcccacaaaaaaaacaaagaaacaaacaaaaaaccaaaaaaaccaAAAGTAGCTGTTCGACTGGAATCTGTCTGGCTGGGGATTTGAACATGGGATGCCGGCTGCCGGGGTCGGGACATCTGCCGGCTCACCACCCGGCAGGTTCATTCCAGGTAAAGGATTTAGAGTTAGAACTAGACACATATCAAAAGCCAACAAGTgttggtgtatgtatatacacagtaaaatgtcagtttgtattttttatgtttttatgtatttatttcatgtatttttatatattcatttatgaTTAAGTACAAGCACGTATTTCCCAAGAACATTACAATGTTTTGAGTAAACAATGAAAGTAGACTGAAGATGAGAGCACAGCCAATGACAGTCCACCCCGGGAAATTTGAATGTTGAATCTCCCGCCCCGGCCCATTATAAATAGAGAGCTTGTCCATATGGTTTcaattatctgatgaagaggcatgTTCCTCGAAACGTATTTTATTTTACGTCATGCAATAAAGTAGTTTAAGATTTTAATACTACGACTCCATCATCTCCTTGATAATTTTTGGAAAATCCGCTCAGCGCCGGACACCAGAGTACACCACGTATCCTGCCTGGATAAAGTGATCTTGCACACCGATTTCTTCTACCGACCCAGTCGGACCCCTGGTGGGCAGCGAGCGTTTAAAGCATCtggcggtgtcgggctcgtagcaCGACACGCAAAGGTGAGCAATATTCTATCACTCACTACTACACCAACCTACCCTGCAGAATTACACTATGTGCGCCGTGCGCTGTATTCCCCTTTCTCTTTCcagagtgctcatagttacagttcagatcacagcagcaagcggggcagcagccctgtctagcggtcttgagcacaagagaagagtggggcatgggggccccctggatgttgggggccccaagcgattgcttggtatgcttggtgccaaagaccgctactgcatacatactgcccactgtgtcaggggtaatgccatacatactgcccactgtgtcaggagatcaggggtaatgtcatacatactgcccactgtgtcaggagtaatgtcatacatacttcccactgtgtcaggagtaatgtcatacatactgcccactgtgccaggagtaatgtcatacatactgcccactgtgtcaggggtaatgtcatacatactgcccGCTGTGCCAGGagtaatgtcatacatactgcccactgtgtcaggggtaatgtcatacatactgcccactgtgtcaggagTAATGTCATATATACTACCCACTGTGTCAGGGGTAATGCcatacatactgcccactgtgtcaggagTAATGTCAcacatactgcccactgtgtcaggggtaatgtcatacatactgcccactgtgtcaggagaTCAGGGGTAATGCCATACATACTACCCACTGTGTCAGGAGTAATGTCACACATACTGCCCACTGTGCCAGGggtaatgtcatacatactgcccactgtgtcaggggtaatgtgatacatactgcccactgtgtcaggagtaatgtcatacatactgcccactgtgtcaggagtaatgtcatacatactgcccactgtgtcaggagaTCAGGGGTAATGTGatacatactgcccactgtgtaAGGAGATGAGGagtaatgtcatacatactgcccactgtgtcaggggtaatgtcatacatactgcccactgtgccaggagtaatgtcatacatactgcccactgtgtcaggggtaatgtcatacatactgcccGCTGTGCCAGGagtaatgtcatacatactgcccactgtgtcaggggtaatgtcatacatactgcccactgtgtcaggagTAATGTCATATATACTACCCACTGTGTCAGGGGTAATGCcatacatactgcccactgtgtcaggagTAATGTCAcacatactgcccactgtgtcaggggtaatgtcatacatactgcccGCTGTGCCAGGagtaatgtcatacatactgcccactgtgtcaggggtaatgtcatacatactgcccactgtgtcaggagTAATGTCATATATACTACCCACTGTGTCAGGGGTAATGCcatacatactgcccactgtgtcaggagTAATGTCAcacatactgcccactgtgtcaggagTAATGTCAcacatactgcccactgtgtcaggggtaatgtcatacatactgcccactgtgtcaggagaTCAGGGGTAATGCCATACATACTACCCACTGTGTCAGGagtaatgtcatacatactgcccactgtgtcaggggtaatgtgatacatactgcccactgtgtcaggagtaatgtcatacatactgcccactgtgtcaggagtaatgtcatacatactgcccactgtgtcaggagaTCAGGGGTAATGTGATACATACTACCCACTGTGTCAGGAGTAATGTCATACATAAtgcccactgtgtcaggggtaatgtcatacatactgcccactgtgtcaggggtaatgtcatacataatgcccactgtgtcaggggtaatgtcatacatactgcccactgtgtcaggggtaatgtcatacatactgcccactgtgtcaggggtaatgtcatacatactgcccactgtgtcaggagaTCAGGAGTAATGTCACAtatactgcccactgtgtcaggagtaatgtcatacatactgctCACTGTGTCAGGATATGATGAATACTGTCCACCATAGTACCCAGTGACACCCCCAACAGTTACCCCCTAACAACTTCTTTGAGCCCCTGtgagtgtgggactggggtatctagggccaccagaggaaatgatcttcCTACTAGTAAAtgtgcacagtgctgcctcctaaaTGTAATGTCACCCTCCACCTCTTCCCTCTTTAGCTTGCCATCATCACCAGCATCTGAtcggtgcttagtgtaaccccttccttcttgtattgctgctttttctttcatttttaatcAAATGTCATCCTGTAAAACCAATGCCCCCCTTGCCCCTGTAGATGCCATTTATAGTAGTGTACAGAGTTCGCCTGCTGTGTGCGGTGGACATTCACCGGCACTATGTCATGGCCTAGCAGTAAGCAGTAGGTGCTGTGACTGGCCAGATAACTAAGGGACAGGAAGTacctgtgtgtgcactgctggtcCCAGCCCCTGTAATGGAGGGTATGAGAACAATCCGTGCGGGGAGGAGGCTTGCTTTTGGTACTCCAGCCTGGCCCCTTTAACTCTAAAAATTATGCCACCTGCTGCCAGATATCTCTGCTCTTTATTATTAGGATACATTAGATGTTTATTCCTGGATATCGTACTGATAAATGACATATTCTAAGTCTATGTAACGTGCACAGAAGTAGTCCGGatagaagtagtaggctctccTGAATCCCATCTTCTCATAGAGATAACATGATGTAGTTTGTTGCAGTGAAGCTTCTAGGACCACCGCCTTGTAGCCTCTCCTCCGAGCAAAGTCAATGACCGTCCTGCACAAGGCCTTCCCTATCCCTTTTCCCCGGTGTCTTCTGGGAACTGATAATCTCTTCAGCTCCATTtgcttctctcctccattgtGAAGAAATGGAGCCGCCGCCACCATCCCTACGATCTCCCGGTCTGACTCCGCCACCCAGAAGCAGCGGTCCTCACATTGTAGATAGTATTTCTGGATGTCTAACATGTCGTCCCTCAAGCTGATGTTAGCATAGGTGGTGTTTGGGCGTCTATTGATGTAATAGATGAGGCCCAAGATAATGGTCCCTGCCAGGATAGATGTAAGAAGAGATCCTGCAATCAGAAGGGGAAGCCCCATCACCACCACGGAGGGCATCCAAATCCGAGGAAGGGTCAATGCATGGTGGACGGCACCATCAGTGTGTTCTACTATACCACGAGCAAagatgtctcttacagtatggTAATCCGAGGCCTTGTAGAGACGGATGTAGTAACCAGACATGGCGCCTTTCCTATAAGACAagataaaatgataaaataagTTAAGAAGGGTCAGCAGCAATGAGAAGTGGGAAAGAGGAAGAAGGTCCAGAGGGAGAACAGAAAAAGAGGAAGATGATGAAGAATAAGTAAAGACGAGGAATAATAAGTagaggaagatgatgatgatgataaagaGGAAGAACATATAACGAAAAGTAATACAAAAGGAGGAGAAGAAAAGGTGGAGaaaaagaacagaaaaaaattatgaagAACAGGAAGATTAGGTAAAGAAgcaggagaagaaagaagaagctgAACATGAAGAGAAATAAGAAGGAGGTTAAgatggaggaggaaaaaatgcggAACTCAAAGGGAAAGAAACAGAAAAAGGTAGATGACTCCATGGGAATGTTGGGGCTTCCTCAGTGACTACTGTGCACCATCCACATTACCACTACAATATAACCAAATACCACATTGCAGCACGGCTAacactcacagcagcacagaacacCCTCACAGGAGCAGTAACAAATAACCCAGTGCAGCACAACAATCCTGCCCCAGAGCACCCAATACCCCAGGGCACAAGAACATACCTGCCCCACAGCACCCAATACCCCAGTGCACAAGAACATACCTGCCCCACAGCACCCAATACCCCAGTGCACAAGAACATACCTGCCCCACAGCACCCAATACCCCAGTGCACAAGAACATACCTGCCCCACAGCACCCAATACCCCAGTGCACAAGAACATACCTGCCCCAGAGCACCCAATACCCCAGTGCACAAGAACATACCTGCCCCACAGCGCCCAATACACAATACTGCCCCACAGCACCCAATACCCCAGTATACAAGAACATACCTGCCCCACAGCACCCAATACCCCAGTGCACAAGAACATACCTGCCCCACAGCACCCAATACCCCAGTGCACAAAAACATACCTGCCCCAGAGCACCCAATACCCCAGTGCACAAGAACATACCTGCCCCACAGCGCCCAATACACAATACTGCCCCACAGCACCCAATACCCCAGTATACAAGAACATACCTGCCCCACAGCACCCAATACCCCAGTGCACAAGAACATACCTGCCCCACAGCACCCAATACCCCAGTGCACAAAAACATACCTGCCCCACAGCACCCAATACTCTAGTGCACAAGAACATACCTGCCCCACAGCCCCCAATACCCCAGTGCACAAGAACATACCTGCCCCACAGCACCCAATACTCTAGTGCACAAGAACATACCTGCCCCACAGCACCCAATACTCTAGTGCACAAGAACATACCTGCCCCACAGCACCCACTACCCCAGTGCACAAGAACATACCTGCCCCACAGCACCCAATACCCCAGTGCACAAGAACATACCTGCCCCACAGCACCCACTACCCCAGTGCACAAGAACATACCTGCCCCACAGCACCCAATACCCCAGTGCACAAGAACATACCTGCCCCACAGCACCCAATACCCCAGTGCACAAAAACATACCTGCCCCACAGCACCCAATACCCCAGTGCACAAGAACATACCTGCCGCAAAGCACCCAATACCCCAGTGCACAAGAACATACCTGCCCCACAGCACCCAATACCCCAGTGCACAAAAACATACCTGCCCCACAGCATCCAATACCCCAGTGCACAAGAACATACCTGCCCCACAGCACCCAATACTGTAATGCACAAGAACATACCTGCCCCACAGCACCCACTACCCCAGTGCACAAGAACATACCTGCCCCACAGCACCCAATACTCTAATGCACAAGAACATACCTGCCCCACAGCACCCAATACCCCAGTGCACAAGAACATACCTGCCGCAAAGCACCCAATACCCCAGTGCACAAGAACATACCTGCCCCACAGCACCCAATACCCCAGTGCACAAAAACATACCTGCCCCACAGCATCCAATACCCCAGTGCACAAGAACATACCTGCCCCACAGCACCCACTACCCCAGTGCACAAGAACATACCTGCCCCACAGCACCCACTACCCCAGTGTACAAGAACATACCTGCCCCAGAGCACCCAATACTCCAGAGCACAAGAACATACCTGCCCCAGAGCACCCAATACCCCAGTGCATAAGAACATACCTGCCCCAGAGCACCCAATACCCCAGTACAGCACAACAATCCGTCCCCACAGCACCCAATACCCTAGAGCACAAGAACATACCTCCCCCACAGCACCCAATACCCCAGTGCAGAAGAACATACCTGTCCCACAGCATCCAATACCCCAGAACACAAGAACATACCTGCCCCACAGCACCCAGTACCCTAGTGCAGCACAACAATCCTGCCCCACACCACCCAATACCCCAGTGCAGCACAATATATCTGGCCCAAATCATCCAATTCCTCAGGACATCACTAAACACCTCCCCAGTAACAGCCAATACCTCAGCGCAGCATAAAATGCCTCTCCAAGTGCCAAGCAAATACCTTACTGCAGCACCAAATACATACAGCAGTGCAGTATAACATATGTCCCCAGCAGCATCTAATACCTCAGTGCAGCACTAAACACCTCTCCAGCAGTGCCGAATACCACTATGCAACACAACATATCCCTGTGCACTAAACACCTCTCCAGCAGTGCCAAATACCACTGTGCAACACAATATATGAAGAGGGCAGAGAAAAAAGGAAAGGTAAAGAGGAAAAGATTCAGAGGAAAAAAGTCAAATGAGATAGGGGGTCTTGGGTATGAATCATATAGGTCACGGGCCAATATTTTGTTATAGGTGGTCTACACATGACCAAGTTGAACAAGAACACCATAGAAGAAAGCTGATCCAAGTCACACACTTTCTATGACTTACGGCACTGCCTTCTATTTATTCATGGTCACAGGGGGTCACAGCAGTGTAACTATAGGGGGCAAAGAGGTAGCAGTCACATCTGGGCTATGGTGGCTGAGGGGGCCCAAAGGCCACTCTACCATATGAAAAGACCCCAGTATATAAATGGCACCGGGAAGCTGAGGGCCCTGTAATAAAGAACCAGGATCTTTGAGGTACAGCTATGATCATACTGAGTAAGTAGGTACAGGCTGAGCAATGGGGTCCTCCTATGCCCATTACTGAGGGGAGGACATGGACTACAGGGACTATGGTCAGACGGATCCATGATGAGAAGATCATATAGTAGTGTCATCATTATATGTACCGGAAACACCATGGATTACAGACCTGCCGGAGATCCTGAGGAGGTTGTAGGGTCCCAGAGCTTGTCCAGTCCACAAGAAAATACATGTGAAAGTGGCGAAGAAATCCGGACATCGGTCAATTCCCTCCTGAGTCAGCAAATATATAACGTGAATTATATAATGATTTACTGTGAATCGATCAAAGGTAAACCAGAGTATAATGTATGAGCATAATGCAGAATCGTCAAAGACTAGATCACCTAGGTCACCCCCTGACAGCTCATCGGAGCCCCTGGTGGCTAACTGGGGCCACCAGAGgtaatgatccttggggccactAACGGAGAACAAGtgagaagcgacatgctgacctgctTCCATCCTACAGTAGATACATCTGTGTCCACAACTCCCTTTTGAATAACAGGTTttcagcagaagtacaactctcagaatctccccccccccccccccatcacttatgaagctctcagggcatgctgggagatgtaattTCTGAGAGGAGAACCTTAATGGTGATAACataaagagggagatttatgacagggtgtaaatatacacctggtgtaaactgcccacagcaaccaatcacagcccagctttcagctctggtaaaatataagaggagctgtgattggt
Above is a window of Dendropsophus ebraccatus isolate aDenEbr1 chromosome 7, aDenEbr1.pat, whole genome shotgun sequence DNA encoding:
- the LOC138796639 gene encoding probable N-acetyltransferase CML1 yields the protein MSGYYIRLYKASDYHTVRDIFARGIVEHTDGAVHHALTLPRIWMPSVVVMGLPLLIAGSLLTSILAGTIILGLIYYINRRPNTTYANISLRDDMLDIQKYYLQCEDRCFWVAESDREIVGMVAAAPFLHNGGEKQMELKRLSVPRRHRGKGIGKALCRTVIDFARRRGYKAVVLEASLQQTTSCYLYEKMGFRRAYYFYPDYFCARYIDLEYVIYQYDIQE